The DNA sequence tctcaaaaaaaaagaaaaattaagtcatGGAAATAGGCATTCCTAGTGGAAACTACTTTGCTTTCTGATATGTTGAGCTTCTGTGACCTATAGTGAAGTGGCCCAGGTTCAGCTTCCAGTAAGGAGCACACCACTGGCCAGGAGGGAAGTACAGAAAGTCTCTCGGGACCTTCAGCTCCGTCATCCCTGGTGCTGTGCTCTTCGGGCTTGGCTTGTACGAAGTGTTTAGTCTGATGAGATCAGAGAGCATGTCGGATCCCTTCCTTCAACCTTCGTTTGACTTGTTAGCACTGACAGTTTACCTAACCCCACTAAACCCTAGGATCACCACCTACACGACCAGGTTGTGTGGAAGATTAAAGGACAAGATGCAGGCAAACCTCACAGTATCCACATGGTGCACAGTAAACGCTCACTGGGGTTTGCTGTAATTACCTGTGGCAATATTGGCTTCAAAATTCATcagctcaaaataaaaagatggctCTTGTCTCACATTCTTTCCTGTTTCTATTGGTGTTTTGCTGCAATGCATACGGTGTAGTTGAGTTTTAGTCAAGATGAGTTTTAAATGATATTTactcttaactatttttaaatcagtGGGTTTCTACACTTTAGGTATCAGACTTGGTGATAATTCTGAATTATGACCGTGCTGTGGAAGCTTTTGCGAAAGGCGGAAATCTAACCCTTGGAGGGAACTTGACTGTGGCGGTCGGGCCCTTGGGAAGGTGAGTTCTTTAAATAGATGTTAGACAGTAAAGGTTTAACAACtgcatgttttattttgcattaatAGGAAACTTGAATTAAAATGAACAGATTTATACATCTCCAGATTTATACATGCCCAGAAGATTCGAGGTCATCACAAATAGGAAATTCGCAAAACACAGCCAGTGAGATAAGCTAGAAAATCTGAAACCAGAACAcacaagaaataatgaaatgtttTAGAACCATAGGCCATTGTATCTGTCAGGCTTGAACATAAAATCCACCTTCAGCTTTGAGAGAGCCAAAGGCAAGTCAGATTTTATGATAAAGTTCAGCTTCCATTAGGAAAGAAAGAGCTTTTTCAAAGTAAATCATAAAAATTGGATATGGATGTGTTTTTTTGAGCCGTGTTTACGGTACTTAAagtgtatttttcttctctattaatGAAATGCTAGTCTTGGATTAATTGTGCaatgtagaaatattttatacCCACACTATTTATAGAAATTACACAGTAAAATCATCTAAAAATGTTCTTGGTTCCATGAAAATACTCAATGCAAAAAGAATCCAAATTATTTAGCACTCTTGAGATGTATTTCCCAGTTTTAAGACAGGACGATCCAGTTGGAAAATATCAGacttacaaatttttaaaatatatttacacattCTGCACTGTACTTTTTGCAACACAATTCTATATTATCACAGCCTTCTGTAATAACTTCATGTATGTTCTTCCCCCTGGCCTGTTTTTCCTCTAGGCCACATTAAAACATCTAATTTAGGCCTACAGTAAGTAAAACATAGAAACAGCTGAAGAAGGTACAGAACAAGATAATTCATTTGAGCTGGAAGAAGAGTGCTATTTAAATAGTTATCTTCGGGCTTAGAGCTGCTCACAGCTTTGTGACGCAAAATCTTGTGCTTTGCAGGAACTTGGAAGGCAACGTGGCCCTGAGAAGCTCGGCCGCCGTCTTCACGTACTGCAAGTCGAGGGGACTCTTCGCAGGCGTGTCTTTAGAAGGCAGCTGTTTGATTGAAAGGAAAGAAACTAATAGAAAGTCAGTTCAAGTTAAAGTGATTTTAATTGAAAGTGTGATGAGAAAATAATACTTAAAGAGTTGATATAATTTGCAGAGTACATTTATATATCCTTTTTACAACGTGGTTATAAGTGTGTCTCTTacgtttaaaaattaaatatataaataatatatgctcATGGAAAATGcagaagacacacaaaaaataaaagaaaaaacattcgATCCCTTTGAAAGACTAACACAATTCACATTTTGCTTTACTGCCTTCCAACATTTTCCTAAGCGTGATTTTTTTTGTCTTACCATATATGATGGTAATCACCATATATATTCAACTGTAAATGCTGTTTTTCCACTTCGCATTTTAAgatagctggaaaccatcattctcagcaaactgtcacaaggacagaaaaccagacaccacatgctctcactcataagggagaattgaacaatgagaacacttggacacagggcagggaacatcacataccggggcctgtcgggggtggtggggactgggggagggacagcattaggagaaatacctaatgtagatgacaagttggtgggtgcagcaaaccagcgtGGCACTCGTGTACCTACgcaacaaacctgtacattgtgtacgtgtaccccagaacttaaagtatttaaaaaaaaggaaacgtAAGCGTAAGGTAGTAATACCCTTAGTTGGATGCACCGATTTCAGTGATTTTCAGATGTTTGTGGAAGGCACACCAGTTACAACTCATGGGTCAGTTGGTGTTCCTTGTTGTGAGGTTTCCTGTTCTATACTCCACCTTTGTCTTTTCTCTATGTCAAATAGAGAacaatttaaaatacagaaatacagtttgattgaaaaaaaaaaaaaaaaagaatctggagGTACCCTAAGAGGTAAAGGGAAGCTTCTACTTTAAattgcatctggctaatttttcctaaaatgcaaattaagtgGCTCTAAATTGCCACTAAAATATGTGTGAAGGCCCAGAAAGAGATAAAGAGCTAAGACTGACAGCAGGACTTCTTCCAGAACCTGCAGAAGTTCCACTAATTGCCAGCCTGATGAGGCTGGCCCCGCTGGCATTGGCCGTTAACATTCGCCACGCGTGGCAGACAGACCCGCCACTATCCGAGACAAAGCACCCAGTGTTtacctcactgactcactcaggAATCCAACAGCACTATTTGATAAAGCTAAATATAAACCACAAGAGGTAGAAAATAGGAGGGATGGGGAAAAATAAGGTTTGCAGAACTATTCATCTTATAAAATCAAAAGTGATGTGTTGACTCCTGGTTTTATTAATTTGAGAAAAGTTAACAAAAGAATACTTTTAGAAACTTCTGGTTTGAGGCTGTTGGCAGGCCTTCCCACTAAAGTTCAACTAAACCCTGGATAAACTAAAACAAATATGTTGCTTAATGAATGACAGGGCCTCCAAGCATGTAaggtaaatgtttatttaatcttgataaaaataaatattttaaggaaattacAAAGCCACGGTTATAGGCaccttttttaaagaaacttaaaaagtaaaaacctataaaaatgtatgtgcttgtgtgtatatttatatgtgtttatatatgagtatgtgtgtatgtatatatgtgcaagTATAAGTATTTCTATGATAATGTGGATGTGCTTTTTATGTTAACAAAGAAAGGATCCATATAAGGATATTTACGGTAGTTGCCTGTAGAGGTGAACTTGGGGTACATTTAAGACTTGAACATAGGATATTGCTTAAAGTTAATGTTTAAAAACTAGTGTATATGAAGTGCTATATATGAATGATTATATATACACAccgtgtgtgcacacatgctgTGTTTAGAaaagatttgtgtatattgaaatgtttttaattttatatttcctatTAGATTTTATTGTCAAGATATCCGAGcttatgatattttatttggaGATACACCGCGGCCTGCTCAAGCTGAAGATCTTTATGAAATTCTTGATTCCTTTACCGAAAAGTATGAAAATGAAGGACAACGAATCAATGCAAGAAAAGCAGCAAGGGAGCAGAGGAAGTCTTCTGTACCGTTTGGTTTTATGTTCCACTCAGTATTCTCAGAAAATCTCTTTCTGTAGAACATTCTGTCCCTGATCCCAGGTTCCCAAGAACCTACTAAGCCTCCTTCGTAGTTTCACTGACTTCACATTCTTGTGAAAAGGTCATGCTACCTTGACATTTCCTCTATACAGATTTCAGGGAAAGATGTCATTTGTCTTTTGTGGTTGCGTTTCTCCAAGGATGGAACTTGGTTGTATCAATAATACAGATAatgtttgggaggccgaggcaggcggatcacttgagatcaggagtgtgagaccagcctggccaacatggtgaaaccctctctctatcatgaaaatagaaacagtagctgggcatggtggcgtgtgcccgtaatctcagctactaggaggctgaagcagaaggatcacttgagcccgtgaggttgcactgagccaagatcatgctatgccattgcactcagcctaggcaacagagcaagaccttgtctcagtaATAACAATGACATGAATAATAGTTGCAGATCCTGGCGCCTTGGTACGTTAGGCCCTGGGGCACCAAGGAGTTCGTGTGCCTTGTTCATGGGGCTCCACAGCCCTTTCAGAGTTGGTTTGATGCCTGTTTCATGGAGTAAAAACTGAAGCCGAGAGTTTGTCTGCCACTGCCTCTGCCAGTCGCTTGCTAAGCCAATTACTACAATTACCATCCCTGCAACTCGCAGCTCCCTAAGACCTTGCACAGATGGTCAGAGGTGCCTGGGGGACGTTGGCTTCCAGGCATGAGAGGAGCACACCCGGTCCACATCTGAGTCTTGTCGTCCAGTTCAGTTACACAGAGTCCAGAGGGATGCATATGAGCTTTGAGAGTGCCTCATTACTAAGCACATATAATAAAAGTTTGCTAAATAAACTCATTAGAAAAGAGTTATGTGTGCCTAAGTAAAAACAAGATTTAAAATTacgtgtatttatttttttgtttctcccAGGCTAAAGAATTACCTCCAAAGCCACTGTCGAGACCACAGCAGTCACCTGCACCAGTCCAGCTGAACTCTGGCTctcaaagtaaatatttttgttgcaattaaaATGCAATTGTAATTAAGTAATTATTAAATGTTATTGTTAAGAAATCAAAATACATTGTTAAACTTTAGAGTTAAATAGAAGAACTAACATATTTAAGAGAGTAAAATAAGTGCTCAGCCTCTTCTAAATACATGAGACAAATTGTCATTGctataatttattaaaacttcTGTTTCTATTCATAAGATACTTTCTTAAATCTACAAAGATATTTATCTTTaaagattttctcatttattttctttgccatTTCTTTCAGAAACCGTTATCCTCCTGatttgaaatgacaacaaaacaagcctgtttttttcttatatactCACACATTTGTAATTCTGAATATCGGTTTCGACATAATGTTCTTTGGAGCTCAGGATTTCATAAGATGGTTTTTAAACTAGATGACATTTATAAAGCACCAGGCTTTggtctttatctttttttctatcaTTCATTTTGTGAATCACTCTCGTGTGTCTGTTTTTTGTATATGGAGGTCACCAGTGAATAGGAGGATGTTGAAGTAGGGACTTGGAGGTGATGGTTGACTGTTATACAAGAGTCATTGTGCTGTGGCTTTGGGTGCACAGAGGTGATGTCAACGTAGATCTGGCCTTTAGAGAACTttcagaagaggaggagagagattaCATGTAGAAACATAACTGCTATTAGTAGGAGAAGGCATGTGCTGAGTTTTGCGGGGAGTAAATAGTAAAGCTCTGCAGCAGGCAGGAAGCTCGTCCTCGGGCTGCTCCTTAATTTTCTGTATTCGTTTCCCCAGCTTTGAGCCCAAGTCCCTCATATGATTTTTGGCTGTGCCTTTGTCTGGTCTAGATGTGGCCCTCCCAGGAAGATGCTCAGGAGCCAGGCCTGTTCCTCATTTcccacctgcccctgcccctgcgtTGTCCCCTGTTCTTTTGGGATTCGGGTGGTCGGCCCACTGCTGATTCATGTTCACATGATTGATTTATTGAAACTCGTGTTTGCAGTGACTAATGAGATGTGAgcactgaatttatttttattttagatctcagtgattatataaaatttgacccatatgtatgttttaaaatatataaaatgtcctCACTGAGAATGGATACCTGCACATGCATGTATAAAATCCTCTCACTTATAAAAATCCTCTTAGTATCAAGTCCTTATCAGTGTGGATTTAAAAATGACTGTGGACCTTAACGTAAAAAATGCCTTTCAGTTAACGATTGAAAAGCTCCGAAGGCTGTTTCTGCTGTAGAACCCCCTTCAGCGATTGCCTGTGCCGGCTTCTGGGTGTTTCCCACCGTGACCTCGTGTGTTCCCCGAACCCTTTCTTGGGGAGACGAGCGGTGCCCTCCCCATTTTGCAGTCACAGCTGTGTCCCTGCCGGTGTACAAGTTAGCCTGGCCACgtttctgcagcctcagcctcactcGACAAACCTTCTCGGCTTCATCCTTTGTGGCTACAGCCCTACAGGTTTTCCGTGCAATACCATCGTTTCTCATGTGCTGTATCTCTCAAGTTTTGAACATCAGTTTTTAATTCAgtaaactaaaaatttaaaactggtGTCTACTTTTAACCTTTTATGTTAAACCTGACCTTTTCTTaagttctttatttaaaaactaagtattttcaatttatttacatatccttacatatatatacacacacacataattttatataaatgcacATATGTTCATATGGATGGTCAGTGAaggcagtattttttttcttttcctttgtcgTGTTGCTTCCTTTTTTCCATTTCGCCTGTATTTTAACTTACAAGATATCCTCCTCTACCCTGATTTCAGGAAAACCAGGTTCACAACATAAATTATGAACttccacatttttttcctccattcttgTGTAGTCCTACACATGACATGtacaaacatatacataaacaTGGCCAGAATAGTTTTATTTTGTCTCATAAAAATGCTATCATCTTATACGTGCTTTACTGTATcttcttgatttatttatttgttatttgttggtttgttttgctcAACAACTCCACATACAAATCCCTAAGTCAACTGGTATAGTTGTAATTGCTTCTTTTTAGTAATTATTTAATATTCCATGGCACAAATGTATATAGTTTACTCAGTCACTCTCCTATTAATGGATATTAactttatttcagattttttccatGCCAAACAGTGCCACAATTGATAGACttctaaattaatatttatatatactggcacttttatgtttttgagatagtTACCATGAGTGGACATAATAggtcaaataatatatttttaaagttttaacagATTTAGCAGATTACTTTTCAAAAGTTTTTACTACTTAGAGTCTCATCAATCATTCCCCACCATAACATTCACCTACATATGCGTTCCCCACCACAGGCATTCCCCACCGTGTGTACCACCCACCATGCGCAATCCTAACCACACATACTCCCCACCATGTATACATACTCACCCATAACCTTCCCACCATGATAGTCCCCAGTATAGTTGCTTTCCACCATAGGCATTTCCTACCACGCACATTTCCCACTAGACTCCACCATATGCATTCCCCAACATGTGTCCCACCCACCATGTGCATTTTTCACCATGGTTACTGTCCACCATATGCATTCTCCACTGTATACATTCTCCACCGTGTATACTGCCCACCATACTCTCTACCATGTATACCACCCACTATGTGCAATCCTAACCATATGTCCTCCCCAGTATCTATACTCCCCCGTAACCTTCCCACCAAGTCCCCATTATATAGGCTTCCCACCATAGACATTCCCACTATGCACATTCCTCACTGTACACATTCTCCACCATTTTCATTCCCCACTGTGTGCATTTTCAACTATTACATCCGTTATGACATTCTTCAGCTATATCTTCCTCACCACTATTAGTGCAGAAGCATCTAGAAGATTTTGCCAGTCAAGGCTAATCACATCTCCTTGTTAATTGGATTATGTTTATTCCCATTAGTGAATGTAAACATCTCTTCATATAAATTGCTGGTGCTTTGGATTTAATCTTATCTGAAAAGTCTCTTCATCTCATTGGTCTGTTTTTCCTATTGGGATATCTGTTGCTTTCTCAATTTATGGAAACGTTATCTATATTACAGGttttgttggacatttgggttgcagCATATTTCtacatttgtcatttttcttttgatcttgttttttgtaattttactatatcaaagttttaaattttatctaaaaatatgtCTATCATTTAGTTTTTATAGATTTGGATACTTTGGTCATGGTTAAGGTCTTCCCACCTCCTATACAAGAGTGTATTCATAGGATCCTagattttcttgtgattttttttatctttgcatTTACTGGACACTTAGTCTTCATATAATTTGAGATCATTTTCCCAATTTTCCCCTCCTCCCAAATATGCAATTCTAATTGAAATAGTATTATGTACTTGCATCCATTCTATAATTTTTCAATGCTAATTACATAATGTTACATGTGTACATTGATTAATTTGAGATATAATAATTTTACCATTTCATGCTTTCCATTTGTTGagattttatttatgtctttcaaTAAGATTTTGTCATTTCTGTGCCTTTTATGTTAAATTTGTTCCCAAGTACTTTGCGATTTTGATTTGCTATGGCGAATGAAATGCACTTTTCTATTTCTACTTAAATACCGATTTTCACAGTTAAGGAAATCttaatttgcttatattttgtttGTCTTATATCTGGTCACTTGcccaaaaatatttctaatccatttttaaaatagattctcATGAGATATTTGTATCCTTTCCCCCATCCCACCAATGTTTATTTCTAAATTCTTACTTTCACAAATTTCTTAGGCCAATGACCTTCAAACTGGTGTATGCCTGTCTTTAGGAGTACACGGAGACTGCAAAAGTGGGTGTGGGCACAGGTCACTTAAGACACACCATCTCCAGATCTCCAGCTCCTGGATAAGTTCTTTTCAAAGCTGAACGCGATGTGCAGGGTGTGCTCTTCATCTTCTATACTGTTAGCATCAGGTTTTCTACATTTGAATAAGAAAAGCAACCCCCCAGACCATCTGCCTTTCACTGTTTGTCTTCTATACTGTTAGAATCAGTTTTTCTACAGTCgaagaagaaaagcaaacccCCAGACCATCCTGCCTCTTTCTACACTGTGTTGCCCCCAGAGCGTCAGAACAGGAATCCAATGTGAAATGTGGATGCGGTTAGTGAATGGCTCTTGTGCACAGTGAATCCTTCCATGAACCAgtgatttctgtttcttctccttcAACGCAATTGAAGAAGGACCTAGTAGATTGTCATCTGAATTTAATGAGAATAGTGTGTGTACTTCTGTGTCATACAGATATCAGGTATTTACATCTACCTTACACTTCATGTATCTTTTGGCTTTATTCAGGCACAATCAAATGATGATCCTATCAATTTAGTGATTTAAAATATTGGCTCAGCCAGGGCAGGATTTGgcaattttgtgtgttttatataatatgtacTAATAAGTTCTCAAAATCACCATTCTCTTTTTTGGCAGGTAACAGAAATGAATATAAGCTCTATCCTGGACTTTCCAGCTATCACGAGAGAGTTGGTAAATCAATAAAtctatatgttttaaattattcatattcATTTTGTGATCACAAACTTCCTAATTAATCTGATAGGTTATGAAAATCTCTGGGAAGTCTTCAAcccttttctttaatttataGAATATTCACATTATTTTGAGAAGTACTTCATTTAGAAAATGCTATGCTTTTGTTGTCTTACTTGCCTTTAAGATAGTGAAGGTGACAGGAAGCTGACGGTCAGTGCTGACTGTGTAGGGAGCGTGTGCTGGGGACAGCGCTGCTGAGCCCCAGATAGAAGCTGACGGTCAGTGTcatctgtgtagggtcagtgtcgtctgtgtagggtcagtgttacctgtgtagggtcagtgttacctgtgtagggtcagtgtcgtctgtgtagggtcagtgttacctgtgtagggtcagtgttacctgtgtagggtcagtgtcgtctgtgtagggtcagtgttacctgtgtagggtcagtgtcgtctgtgtagggtcagtgtcacctgtgtagggtcagtgtcgtctgtgtagcgTCAGTGTcatctgtgtagggtcagtgtcgtctgtgtagggtcagtgttacctgtggagggtcagtgtcgtctgtgtagcgtcagtgttacctgtgtagggtcagtgtcgtctgtgtagcgtcagtgttacctgtgtagggtcagtgtcgtctgtgtagcatcagtgttacctgtgtagcgtcagtgttacctgtgtagggtcagtgtcgtctgtgtagcgtcagtgttacctgtgtagggtcagtgtcgtctgtgtagcgtcagtgttacctgtgtagggtcagtgtcacctgtgtagggtcagtgtcgtctgtgtagcgtcagtgttacctgtgtagggtcagtgtcgtctgtgtagggtcagtgtcatctgtgtagggtcagtgtcgtctgtgtagggtcagtgttacctgtgtagggtcagtgtcgtctgtgtagggtcagtgttacctgtgtagggtcagtgtcgtctgtgtagggtcaaTGTTACCTGTAGGGTCAGTGTcatctgtgtagggtcagtgtcgtctgtgtagggtcagtgtcgtctgtgtagggtcagtgttacctgtgtagggtcagtgtcatctgtgtagggtcagtgtcgtctgtgtagggtcagtgttacctgtgtagggtcagtgtcacctgtgtagggtcagtgtcgtctgtgtagggtcagtgttacctgtAGGGTCAGTGTcatctgtgtagggtcagtgtcgtctgtgtagggtcagtgtcgtctgtgtagcgtcagtgttacctgtgtagggtcagtgtcgtctgtgtagggtcaaTGTTACCTGTAGGGTCAGTGTcatctgtgtagggtcagtgtcgtctgtgtagggtcagtgtcgtctgtgtagggtcagtgttacctgtgtagggtcagtgtcgtctgtgtagggtcagtgttacctgtgtagggtcagtgtcgtctgtgtagggtcaaTGTTACCTGTAGGGTCAGTGTcatctgtgtagggtcagtgtcgtctgtgtagggtcagtgtcgtctgtgtagggtcagtgttacctgtgtagggtcagtgtcatctgtgtagggtcagtgtcgtctgtgtagggtcagtgttacctgtgtagggtcagtgtcatctgtgtagggtcagtgtcgtctgtgtagggtcagtgttacctgtgtagggtcagtgtcgtctgtgtagggtcagtgttacctgtgtagggtcagtgtcgtctgtgtagggtcaaTGTTACCTGTAGGGTCAGTGTcatctgtgtagggtcagtgtcgtctgtgtagggtcagtgtcgtctgtgtagggtcagtgttacctgtgtagggtcagtgtcgtctgtgtagggtcagtgtcgtctgtgtagggtcagtgtcgtctgtgtagcgTCAGTGTCACCTGTGTAGCGTCAGTGTTACCTCTGTAGGGTCAGTGtagtctgtgtagggtcagtgttacctgtgtagggtcagtgtcacctgtgtagggtcagtgtcgtctgtgtagggtcagtgttacctgtgtagggtcagtgtcgtctgtgtagggtcagtgtcgtctgtgtagcatcagtgtcacctgtgtagcgtcagtgtcacctgtgtagggtcagtgtcacctgtgtagggtcagtgttacctgtgtagggtcagtgtcgtctgtgtagggtcagtgttacctgtgtagggtcagtgtcgtctgtgtagggtcagtgtcgtctgtgtagggtcagtgttacctgtgtagggtcagtgtcgtctgtgtagggtcagtgttacctgtgtagggtcagtgtcgtctgtgtagcatcagtgtcacctgtgtagcgtcagtgtcacctgtgtagggtcagtgtcacctgtgtagggtcagcgttgtctgtgtagggtcagtgtcgtctgtgtagggtcagtgtcgtctgtgtagggtcagtgttacctgtgtagggtcagtgttacctgtgtagtgtcagtgttacctgtgtagggtcagtgtcgtctgtgtagggtcagtgtcgtctgtgtagcgtcagtgttacctgtgtagggtcagtgttacctgtgtagggtcagtgtcgtctgtgtagcgtcagtgttacctgtgtagggtcagtgttacctgtgtagggtcagtgtcgtctgtgtagggtcaaTGTTAcctgtagggtcagtgtcgtctgtgtagggtcagtgtcgtctgtgtagggtcagtgtcgtctgtgtagggtcagtgtcgtctgtgtagggtcagtgtagtctgtgtagggtcagtgttacctgtgtagggtc is a window from the Macaca mulatta isolate MMU2019108-1 chromosome 13, T2T-MMU8v2.0, whole genome shotgun sequence genome containing:
- the SH3YL1 gene encoding SH3 domain-containing YSC84-like protein 1 isoform X6 is translated as MNNPIPSNLKSEAKKAAKILREFTEITSRNGPDKIIPAHVIAKAKGLAILSVIKAGFLVTARGGSGIVLARLPDGKWSAPSAIGIAGLGGGFEIGIEVSDLVIILNYDRAVEAFAKGGNLTLGGNLTVAVGPLGRNLEGNVALRSSAAVFTYCKSRGLFAGVSLEGSCLIERKETNRKFYCQDIRAYDILFGDTPRPAQAEDLYEILDSFTEKYENEGQRINARKAAREQRKSSAKELPPKPLSRPQQSPAPVQLNSGSQSNLNPPIEVTALYSFEGQQPGDLNFQAGDRITVISKTDSHFDWWEGKLRGQTGIFPANYVTMN
- the SH3YL1 gene encoding SH3 domain-containing YSC84-like protein 1 isoform X4; this translates as MNNPIPSNLKSEAKKAAKILREFTEITSRNGPDKIIPAHVIAKAKGLAILSVIKAGFLVTARGGSGIVLARLPDGKWSAPSAIGIAGLGGGFEIGIEVSDLVIILNYDRAVEAFAKGGNLTLGGNLTVAVGPLGRNLEGNVALRSSAAVFTYCKSRGLFAGVSLEGSCLIERKETNRKFYCQDIRAYDILFGDTPRPAQAEDLYEILDSFTEKYENEGQRINARKAAREQRKSSAKELPPKPLSRPQQSPAPVQLNSGSQSNRNEYKLYPGLSSYHERVGNLNPPIEVTALYSFEGQQPGDLNFQAGDRITVISKTDSHFDWWEGKLRGQTGIFPANYVTMN
- the SH3YL1 gene encoding SH3 domain-containing YSC84-like protein 1 isoform X8, which translates into the protein MNNPIPSNLKSEAKKAAKILREFTEITSRNGPDKIIPAHVIAKAKGLAILSVIKAGFLVTARGGSGIVLARLPDGKWSAPSAIGIAGLGGGFEIGIEVSDLVIILNYDRAVEAFAKGGNLTLGGNLTVAVGPLGRNLEGNVALRSSAAVFTYCKSRGLFAGVSLEGSCLIERKETNRKFYCQDIRAYDILFGDTPRPAQAEDLYEILDSFTEKYENEGQRINARKAAREQRKSSAKELPPKPLSRPQQSPAPVQLNSGSQSNRNEYKLYPGLSSYHERVGQARGAGCKEATLCRLREKVDWK